One Etheostoma cragini isolate CJK2018 unplaced genomic scaffold, CSU_Ecrag_1.0 ScbMSFa_794, whole genome shotgun sequence genomic window, GTGGTAGTAAGATGGTGttaatgacataaaaaaaactaaaaaaaataatgaaatgaaaatttaaaatgttgaaaagaagggtaaaaaaaacagaaaatcttctttttgacccgggaggacaacacaagaattaatgtgtttatttttcacaagtTACATCGCGATATCCAACAATGTTATCGCGTGTTTTCCTCCATCGTGCAGCCTGACTCAGCAGCATCTTCCGTAAAGTCCGTCTCTCCTCCAACAGCTTCCTGAGAACTCGTCTCCACTTCTCAGAAGATAAAGTCCCACGTGGCAGTGAAGCAGGAAGTAACGACGGCCGGATGAAGCCTCGTGAACCAGTGACTTTGTTTCCTGAGTCCagtagatggcgctctctgtttaACAGTTGCTTAAGGGGATTTATAGTGCATTGCAACGCCTCAGGCCTTCCTCTTAGagccaagagcgccatctagtggactcaggacataaagacactggttcacggaGCTTCATTCGGGGGTCGGTAGCAGGAATCTCTGCAGCCGACCGTTCTCCCTCCGAAGGCGTGAAATACGGACgtttggtcaggtgcctttgtcgttgttataTGACGTAAAGGAGACCTTTAGCGTcttataacacgcttggtcgtctcctttagcgtcatataacacatgcttggtcgtctcctttagcgtcatataacacgcttggtcgtctcctttagcgtcatataacacgcttgatCGTCTCCTATAGCGTCTTAAAACACGCGCTTGgccgtctcctttagcgtcatataacacgcttggtcgtctcctttagcgtcttataacacgcttggttgtctcctttagcgtcatataacacgcttggtcgtctcctttagcgtcatataacacgcttggccgtctcctttagtgtcatataacacgcttagttgtctcctttagcgtcatataacacgcttggtcgtctcctttagcgtcatataacacgcttggtcgtctcctttagcgtcttgTAACACGCTTGGTTTGTGGGTGGTATGTTGTGAAGGAGACAACCAAGTgcgtgttacatgacgctaaaggtcTCCTCTAACGTCGTATAAGAACAACAAAGCCACCTGACCAAACGTCCGTGTTTTAGGcgttgggagtgagaatgtgttgcggCGTGCGTGCGGGTGTCTCTCAGGCGTAGAAGATGAGTTCGGGGATCTGGCCCCCCTGCACGCCGGTGCCGTTGGTGCTGTCCGACGAGCACTGGAACTGGAAGGTCACTTTCCCGCACTGCACCTCCGTCATGCCCTCCTGGCCGAAGTAGCTCAGCTCGTTGCCGTCCAGCACCACGCTGGCGGTGTAGAAGGTGTCGGGCTCGATCTGCACCGGGTAGTCGAAGGACACGGGGAACGTGCTGCTGGAGCCGTCCGAGAAGTACTTGATGATCCGTTGCGCCATCGACACGCCCTGGCGCTTCAGCTCGATCTTGGCGCTGTACTCTGCCGAGCCGCAGCTGGAGCCGTACAGGCCGAAGCCGGCGATGAAGACGCGCTTGTCCACGGCGAACTGGATGCTGTCGCAGCGGCCGCGGTAGCGCCACTGGTTGCTCCGGTAGGCGCACGACTGGAAGCGGTGGCAGCGCTGCGGCGCGAGGCCTTTGCGCGGTTTGGTGCAGAACAGGAGTTCGGGCTTGTTGGCGGCGGTGTACCACAGGAAGATGTCGTTGGTCTCGTTGAGCGTGAGGACGCCGGACTGCGCCGCTCCGTTGGCAAAGTCCTCCAGCAGCATGGTGGGGACGCGGATCAGGTAGATGGCCTTGCCCAGCGCCAGCCGCTTGTTCTCGATCGTCGGCGCCAGGTCTTGCCGCTGGCACTCGGCCTCCGCCCAGCTCAGCGCCGCCTCGAACACCACCATCTCTTTGGCGTTGAGCGTCTCGCGCCGCAGGATGCTCTCCAGCGTCTGCGAGTCGATGTCGCAGAAACCCTCGGAGCGCAGGGCGAGCTCGGCCTGGGCGTCGATCACCTCCCAGCAGCGCTGCGTCAGGTCGGGCTCCTCGAACAGGCAGCTCTGCGACAGCAGGACGCAGGCGTTCTTGGCGCTCAGGCTCGTCTCCAGGAAGTTGACGCACGCCCGCGCCAGGTGGGGCACGATGTACTTCTTGGCGGCGTAGAGCGTGGCGAGCACGGTGTCGGCGCACAGGTCGATCTCGTCACAGTAGATGTACCTGGAAGAGAGAGGGCGGAGTTAGTGCCTTTACCTTCAGAAAAGTACATTCAAGTTTTACagagagcccgaccgataaaggatctTTACGGCCGATACAGATATGAATATCGGtctttatcggttgggctctactTGAGAATTTCGGCATTTTATTGTTCACTGTTCCCCGACTTTCCAGCATGGttgctctctcttttcccctcaCGCAGCAGCACTTACTCTACGCCCCTGACTAAAGAAAACTGAATGAATCAGAGGCGGACCTACTTCAACATGGCCAGGAACGAAGGAGGCTCCACGTCAGGGATCCGGATCTCTTCCTGGTCCTCGGCCAGTTCTCCATAAAACATGGCGTGGAACACGGAGCTGCCGACAGCCAGGACGTACTGATGGAGCAGATGAACAACATCAGAGACAAGAACGCCGCTTACAGCGGCTGCAGATATCATACAAGACTCACTTTTTACACTTGATTCCCTGAtgatatttagatttttatttttaacaaaccaCATCGGTAACGGCTGTACGGAGCCACTAAACAGGGACATTTTGTTActccaaaaaagacaaagaacaaagaaaaagaaacaaaacacaaaataagagacacaaaaagacgGAGAagagacataaaaacaaacaaaaagacaaacaacagacacaatAGAAAGACCAAAAACCAACTGGAACCAACCAGCTGGAACCAACCAAATAGAACCAACTGAAACCAACCATCTGGAACCAACTGGAACCAACCAACTGGAACCAACCATATAGAACCAACCAACTGGAACCAGCTGGAACCAACCAAATAGAACCAACTGGAACCAACCAGCTGGAACCAACTGGAACCAACCAGCTGGAAACAACTGGAACCAACCATATAGAAGCAACAAACTGGAACCAGCTAGAACCAGCTACAATCAACCGGACGCAAGTGGATACAACTGGAACCAACCAGCTGGAACCAACCAACTGGCACCTACAAACCGGAACCAGCTGGAACCAACTGAACGCAGTCGTGTAGACGAGCCTCGGGCCGGTACTGCCTGCAGAACCCAAAGAGGTTTTACCTTGTGTCCTGGTACTCGCTGCGTCCCGCCAGGCGGCCCGACCACAAAGTGGACATCCGCCATCATCTCATTGTTGAACATGACTGAATTCCTGCAAGAACACGCCATTCACAACCATTTAATCTTAATTAAATCttaatttaaacacaaaaaacatctttgtatGTACAGGCAGTCCCAGTCAGGACCTCCTGACCGCTTGGTCCGGggcctttgtcgttgttattgacgctaaaagtctcctttagtgtcaaTAACACTCTTTACCTAAACATGCtcggtcgggactattggcatctcttttttttggggggggggggggctgttgcCAGCTCTCACCCCGGTgtagtttaacccttgtgttgtcctcgggtcaaatttgatccattttcagtttttacaacaccaaatgggccttcaaaataacacgaaaatgtcaacattagacatgtaaaacaactttggaaaaacatcaaaaaaggacccactacattaaaaaaaaagt contains:
- the LOC117941460 gene encoding BTB/POZ domain-containing protein 3-like gives rise to the protein MAAELYPTKKLVPSASASSTAAAAAAVQQQQNQQQNLTNNNTAAAAAQGCCNWQGLFPTLRERNSVMFNNEMMADVHFVVGPPGGTQRVPGHKYVLAVGSSVFHAMFYGELAEDQEEIRIPDVEPPSFLAMLKYIYCDEIDLCADTVLATLYAAKKYIVPHLARACVNFLETSLSAKNACVLLSQSCLFEEPDLTQRCWEVIDAQAELALRSEGFCDIDSQTLESILRRETLNAKEMVVFEAALSWAEAECQRQDLAPTIENKRLALGKAIYLIRVPTMLLEDFANGAAQSGVLTLNETNDIFLWYTAANKPELLFCTKPRKGLAPQRCHRFQSCAYRSNQWRYRGRCDSIQFAVDKRVFIAGFGLYGSSCGSAEYSAKIELKRQGVSMAQRIIKYFSDGSSSTFPVSFDYPVQIEPDTFYTASVVLDGNELSYFGQEGMTEVQCGKVTFQFQCSSDSTNGTGVQGGQIPELIFYA